From a region of the Triticum aestivum cultivar Chinese Spring chromosome 7D, IWGSC CS RefSeq v2.1, whole genome shotgun sequence genome:
- the LOC123170147 gene encoding protein NRT1/ PTR FAMILY 2.3 — MDSSTNSKLKPVVGQEEAQEKPGRERGGWITLPFIAGSMLGLGLAVNGTTSNLLVYLLKEYNVESIDAAQITNIVRGSLNLVPVAGAVLADSYLGSFPVILAGAAINLLAFVLFTLTAALPSLRPPHCTSSSTVGCQHGSPGQLAVLYAAIFLLAIGTGGTRFNIATMGADQFGSTGEQDTFFNWYFVFLYGSFIVGETAIVYIQDDVSWAMGFGVCLGASTFSLAMLLMGARYYRMPTTKGSPYTDLARVVVAAVRKASIQVGTHGDVQYNVGDRAVVESGSDGAPSKNLRFLNRAAMITSASDNSGGASGPSVWRLCTVQQVEDLKSLLGVFPLWSSGIMVSVSIGVMLGMIILQALAMDRSLGPHFNIPAGAISVCSLVAFIVATPVLDRAVFPLWHKITDTPASPLQRVGLGHVVNIAGMVAAALVERRRLSGMRAHPGGTPMSVLWLLLPLGVVGAGEALHFPGNMAFYYMEFPKTLRSLATAMAPLLIAMGFYISTVFVDIVRRVTAWLPGNIDQGRLDNVYWTLAVAATLNFGYFLVCVWRYKYHIRGTRVAM; from the exons ATGGATAGCTCCACTAACTCTAAACTCAAGCCTGTCGTCGGCCAAGAAGAAGCCCAAGAGAAACCAGGCAGAGAGCGAGGAGGATGGATCACTCTCCCCTTCATAGCTG GGAGCATGTTGGGGCTGGGGCTGGCCGTCAACGGGACGACCAGCAACCTGCTGGTGTACCTGCTCAAGGAGTACAACGTGGAGAGCATCGACGCCGCGCAGATCACCAACATCGTCCGCGGCTCCCTCAACCTCGTGCCCGTCGCCGGCGCCGTCCTCGCCGACTCCTACCTGGGCTCCTTCCCGGTCATCCTCGCCGGCGCTGCCATCAACCTCCTG GCTTTCGTGTTGTTCACGCTCACCGCGGCGTTGCCGTCCCTGCGGCCACCACACTGCACGTCGTCATCTACCGTTGGGTGCCAGCACGGATCCCCAGGGCAGCTTGCCGTCCTGTATGCCGCCATCTTCCTTCTCGCCATTGGCACCGGCGGCACACGTTTCAACATCGCAACAATGGGCGCGGACCAGTTCGGCAGCACGGGCGAGCAGGACACCTTCTTCAACTGGTACTTTGTCTTCCTCTACGGCTCCTTCATTGTTGGCGAGACGGCCATTGTCTACATCCAGGACGACGTGTCATGGGCCATGGGGTTTGGTGTCTGTCTCGGCGCATCGACATTTAGCTTGGCGATGCTTCTTATGGGCGCACGGTACTACCGGATGCCCACGACAAAGGGCAGCCCCTACACAGACCTGGCTCGCGTCGTTGTGGCCGCCGTGCGCAAGGCTAGCATCCAAGTCGGCACTCATGGTGATGTGCAGTACAACGTAGGAGACCGCGCCGTCGTGGAGTCGGGCAGCGATGGGGCACCAAGTAAAAACTTAAG ATTTCTAAATCGAGCCGCCATGATCACAAGTGCAAGCGACAATTCCGGGGGTGCATCAGGTCCTAGCGTCTGGCGGTTGTGCACGGTGCAGCAGGTCGAGGACCTCAAGTCCCTCCTCGGTGTCTTCCCGCTGTGGTCGTCTGGCATAATGGTGAGTGTGTCGATCGGCGTGATGCTTGGCATGATCATCCTGCAGGCTCTCGCCATGGACCGCTCGCTCGGACCACACTTCAACATCCCGGCCGGGGCTATCTCTGTCTGCTCCCTCGTCGCATTCATCGTGGCAACCCCGGTCCTGGACCGCGCAGTCTTCCCTCTCTGGCACAAGATCACAGACACCCCTGCGTCCCCGCTACAGCGCGTGGGCCTCGGCCATGTGGTGAACATTGCAGGCATGGTCGCCGCTGCGCTGGTGGAGCGCCGGAGGCTTAGCGGCATGCGCGCGCACCCCGGCGGCACGCCCATGTCCGTGTTGTGGCTCCTGCTCCCACTGGGCGTCGTCGGGGCTGGAGAGGCCCTCCACTTCCCGGGGAACATGGCCTTCTACTACATGGAGTTCCCCAAGACGCTACGGAGCCTGGCTACGGCCATGGCGCCGCTGCTCATCGCGATGGGGTTCTACATAAGCACGGTGTTTGTAGATATCGTGAGGCGGGTCACGGCGTGGCTGCCGGGGAACATAGACCAAGGGAGACTAGACAACGTGTATTGGACACTGGCGGTGGCAGCGACACTCAATTTTGGCTACTTCCTCGTCTGCGTCTGGCGATACAAGTATCATATCCGAGGAACGAGGGTGGCAATGTAG